The following coding sequences are from one Betaproteobacteria bacterium window:
- a CDS encoding CHAT domain-containing protein, with the protein MGRLLVLLWLLAALLPGPLRAQPPADWESLLAEGVAQRNRGQLQRSLEILAAAVERAPDGASRSRAEGELGIGLLQVRDLAGAETLLQRAYAAHDGSGRARYALYLGNLAQSRQQKVQAEERYREAQRLAPQDADIQLSAGLNLARLAPDGQRLAALKAVSGRLAGLGDDPRWARQHLNLGHQARQLALLGQTPALELAFAHADKARRLAAAGGDGRGEVEAHDVLAQMYEDQGRGADALNLGRHALALAGRLEAAAVADLLIALEWRQARLLRAAGDDEAALAAYMRAVTRIEAVRQDIPIEYEDGRSSFRATLEPIYLGYADLLLRRLDAQPAGVQAARLQAAVEAIELIRQTELQDFLGDRCSVEAVQGGISRGLPAGTAVLYPLVFADRLELLLKTGAGIERRSVPVGAAALRKAALEFADTLRNGLPDHRPQARQLDQWLLAPFSPTLRQRGVDALVVVPDGALRLIPLAALHDGETYAIERYAVSLVTGLSLTNAASAEKSDSRALVMGMAEPGPVVGKLDRAMTDQVLNPGSRGATSTRGLAATRTLRSVRGLPDEAPPSADRLRQLDDWRTRLALPGVRDEIQALAGILPGANLLDADFTLGRLRQEAETGDYRIVHIASHGIFGGSADSSFIMAYDDLLKVNDLQALLRSRKLQETPLELLTLSACETAEGNDRAPLGISGAAIKARAKSVLGTLWPVEDNAAKTLMQQFYRGISGGGLSKAQALRQAQLGLLKNDEFRDPFYWAPFVLIGNWQ; encoded by the coding sequence ATGGGGCGATTACTGGTATTGCTATGGCTGCTGGCAGCGCTGCTGCCAGGGCCGCTCCGCGCCCAGCCGCCGGCCGACTGGGAGAGTCTGCTGGCTGAAGGGGTTGCCCAGCGCAATCGCGGGCAATTGCAGCGCTCCCTGGAAATTCTCGCCGCCGCCGTAGAGCGGGCGCCCGACGGCGCCTCCCGCAGCAGGGCCGAAGGGGAACTGGGTATCGGTCTCCTCCAGGTCCGCGATCTGGCCGGGGCAGAAACGCTTCTGCAACGGGCCTACGCGGCGCACGACGGCAGCGGGCGGGCCCGCTACGCGCTCTATCTCGGCAATCTGGCCCAGTCGCGCCAGCAGAAGGTTCAGGCCGAGGAGCGCTACCGCGAGGCGCAGCGTCTGGCCCCGCAGGATGCAGACATCCAGCTCTCGGCGGGACTCAACCTGGCCCGTCTGGCCCCGGACGGCCAGCGCCTCGCCGCCCTCAAGGCCGTTTCCGGCCGGCTTGCCGGCCTGGGTGACGATCCCCGCTGGGCCCGCCAGCACCTCAATCTGGGCCACCAGGCGCGCCAGCTTGCCCTGCTCGGCCAGACGCCGGCCCTGGAGCTGGCCTTCGCCCACGCCGACAAGGCGCGCCGTCTGGCGGCCGCCGGCGGGGATGGCCGCGGCGAGGTCGAGGCCCACGATGTGCTGGCCCAGATGTACGAGGATCAGGGTCGCGGCGCCGACGCCCTCAACCTGGGCCGCCACGCCCTGGCGCTGGCCGGCCGGCTCGAAGCCGCCGCGGTGGCCGATCTGCTCATTGCCCTGGAATGGCGCCAAGCCCGCCTGCTGCGGGCGGCGGGGGACGACGAGGCGGCCCTGGCGGCCTACATGCGGGCGGTGACGCGCATCGAGGCCGTGCGCCAGGACATCCCCATCGAGTACGAGGACGGCCGTTCCTCCTTCCGCGCCACCCTGGAGCCCATCTACCTGGGATACGCCGACCTGCTGCTGCGTCGCCTTGACGCCCAGCCCGCCGGGGTGCAGGCGGCCCGGCTCCAGGCGGCGGTGGAGGCCATCGAACTCATCCGCCAGACCGAACTGCAGGATTTTCTCGGTGACCGCTGCTCGGTGGAAGCCGTGCAGGGGGGCATCAGCCGGGGCCTGCCGGCGGGGACCGCGGTGCTTTATCCCCTGGTTTTTGCCGACCGCCTCGAACTCCTCCTGAAAACCGGCGCCGGTATCGAGCGCCGCAGCGTCCCGGTGGGCGCCGCCGCCCTGCGCAAGGCGGCTCTCGAATTTGCCGATACCCTGCGCAACGGGCTGCCCGACCATCGTCCCCAGGCGCGCCAGCTCGACCAATGGCTCCTGGCGCCTTTTTCCCCCACGCTGCGCCAGCGCGGCGTCGATGCCCTGGTGGTGGTGCCGGACGGTGCGCTGCGCCTCATTCCCCTGGCCGCGCTGCACGACGGCGAGACCTACGCCATCGAGCGCTACGCGGTCTCCCTGGTGACCGGCCTCAGCCTGACCAACGCGGCCAGTGCCGAAAAATCCGACAGCCGGGCGTTGGTCATGGGCATGGCCGAACCGGGCCCGGTGGTGGGCAAACTCGATCGAGCCATGACCGATCAGGTGCTCAACCCCGGGTCGCGGGGTGCGACCTCCACCCGCGGTCTGGCGGCGACGCGCACCCTGCGCAGTGTGCGTGGTTTGCCCGACGAGGCGCCACCATCCGCCGATCGCCTGCGCCAACTGGACGACTGGCGCACGCGCCTGGCCCTGCCCGGCGTGCGGGACGAAATCCAGGCCCTGGCCGGCATTCTTCCCGGCGCCAACCTGCTCGACGCCGACTTCACCCTGGGCCGCCTGCGCCAGGAAGCGGAGACCGGCGATTACCGCATCGTCCATATTGCCTCCCACGGCATTTTCGGCGGCAGCGCGGACAGCAGCTTCATCATGGCCTACGACGATCTGCTCAAGGTCAATGACTTGCAGGCCCTCTTGCGCAGCCGGAAACTGCAGGAGACGCCCCTCGAATTGCTCACCCTCTCCGCCTGCGAAACCGCCGAGGGCAACGACCGCGCTCCCCTGGGCATTTCCGGTGCGGCAATCAAGGCCCGGGCCAAGAGCGTGCTGGGCACCCTGTGGCCGGTGGAAGACAACGCCGCCAAGACCCTCATGCAGCAGTTCTATCGCGGCATCTCCGGGGGCGGCCTGAGCAAGGCCCAGGCCCTGCGTCAGGCCCAGTTGGGGCTGCTCAAGAACGACGAATTCCGGGACCCCTTCTACTGGGCGCCCTTTGTCCTGATCGGCAACTGGCAGTGA
- a CDS encoding glutathione S-transferase family protein — MITLYQFPTAFGLPNLSPFCMKVETYLRMAGLAYRCDNRGLLQKAPKGKLPFIDDDGSRIADSTFIIEYLQRKYGDPFDAPLAPRQRALGVAIRRLLEENLYWALIYLRWIDDAGFAAARQAFFAALPAPLRLIVPPLARRSVRQEIHGHGLGRHRPEEIMAIGCTDLTALAELLGEQAYFLGDAPTTLDASAYAFLANILVFPEDSPLARHARSLPALPAYCRRMRERYFSASPR; from the coding sequence GTGATCACCCTCTATCAATTCCCGACCGCCTTCGGCCTGCCCAATCTCAGTCCCTTCTGCATGAAGGTCGAGACCTATCTGCGCATGGCCGGGCTGGCCTACCGCTGCGACAATCGCGGCCTCCTGCAGAAGGCGCCCAAGGGCAAGCTTCCCTTCATCGACGACGACGGATCGCGGATCGCCGACTCGACTTTCATCATCGAGTACCTCCAGCGCAAGTACGGTGACCCGTTCGACGCCCCCCTCGCGCCGCGGCAGCGGGCCCTGGGGGTGGCGATCCGGCGTCTGCTGGAAGAGAACCTCTACTGGGCGCTCATCTACCTGCGCTGGATAGACGACGCAGGCTTCGCCGCGGCACGCCAGGCCTTCTTTGCCGCGCTCCCCGCCCCCCTGCGGCTGATCGTGCCGCCCCTGGCGCGGCGCAGCGTGCGACAGGAAATCCACGGCCACGGCCTGGGGCGCCATAGGCCCGAAGAGATCATGGCCATTGGCTGCACCGACCTCACGGCCCTGGCAGAGCTGCTGGGAGAGCAGGCCTACTTTCTGGGCGACGCTCCCACAACCCTGGACGCCAGCGCCTACGCTTTCCTGGCCAACATCCTGGTGTTTCCCGAGGATTCGCCCCTCGCCCGCCACGCCCGCAGCCTGCCGGCCCTGCCCGCCTATTGCCGGCGGATGCGCGAACGCTATTTTTCCGCTTCTCCACGGTGA
- a CDS encoding DUF995 domain-containing protein encodes MKSTLVLVSALLLVGGAAAQEAVRLSREQLGELLPGAKVAHVSKSSGSHRYWSNDADGKLYATSDNRLYGSIAGNKSASSPGTWSVSEEGKYCVSIEWKRASESWCAAILKGDDGAYYLNKVEPASKIEFTR; translated from the coding sequence ATGAAATCCACTCTCGTCCTTGTTTCTGCCTTGCTTCTCGTCGGCGGTGCCGCAGCCCAGGAAGCGGTGCGCCTCAGCCGGGAACAACTCGGCGAGCTTCTACCCGGGGCCAAGGTCGCCCACGTGTCCAAGTCGTCCGGAAGTCATCGTTATTGGAGCAACGATGCCGACGGCAAGCTCTACGCCACCAGCGACAACCGGCTCTACGGGTCCATCGCCGGCAACAAGTCCGCGTCGTCCCCCGGCACCTGGAGCGTGAGCGAGGAGGGCAAGTACTGCGTCAGCATCGAGTGGAAGCGCGCTTCGGAAAGCTGGTGCGCGGCCATCCTCAAGGGGGACGACGGCGCCTACTACCTCAATAAGGTGGAGCCGGCCAGCAAGATCGAATTCACGCGCTAA
- a CDS encoding chorismate lyase — protein sequence MISWRRFPPSRTGAGPFRSWLVEAGSLTARCQAACGRFRVRLVACGRGAALRDEVLAAEGRSGRSWVREVVLECDGVPVIFAHTVLPERPRGRLTRWLVRLGSRSLGSLLFAYPGFTRGRLEFLRIDRRHPLHGRAAPYAPGEGPFWARRSLHRLGGQQVLVTEVFLPAVAALEGAGCPAA from the coding sequence GTGATTTCCTGGCGACGTTTTCCCCCCTCCCGGACCGGGGCGGGGCCGTTCCGTTCCTGGCTGGTGGAGGCGGGCTCGCTCACCGCCCGTTGCCAGGCCGCCTGCGGCCGGTTCCGGGTGCGTCTTGTCGCCTGCGGCCGCGGCGCGGCCTTGCGCGACGAAGTCCTTGCAGCGGAGGGGCGTTCGGGGCGCTCCTGGGTGCGGGAGGTGGTGCTGGAGTGTGACGGCGTTCCCGTCATCTTCGCCCATACGGTGTTGCCCGAGCGCCCGCGCGGGCGCCTGACCCGCTGGCTCGTCCGTCTGGGCAGCCGCTCCCTGGGTTCCCTGCTCTTCGCCTACCCGGGGTTCACGCGCGGGCGGCTGGAATTCTTGCGCATAGACCGCCGCCATCCGCTGCATGGGCGGGCGGCGCCTTACGCGCCCGGGGAAGGCCCGTTCTGGGCGCGGCGTTCCCTGCATCGTCTGGGCGGACAGCAGGTTCTGGTGACCGAGGTGTTTCTGCCGGCGGTCGCGGCGCTGGAGGGCGCCGGCTGCCCTGCGGCTTGA
- a CDS encoding DUF192 domain-containing protein: MNVRLIPALALALFCTVASAEMPHLELSVGMYRIDAEVAADDTNRQVGLMNRRAMAAHQGMLFVFPAQRTHCMWMKNTFLPLSVAFLDEQGRIINIADMTPHSETSHCAARPARYALEMNQGWFAAKGVQAGSRIGGIEKAPAPR, from the coding sequence ATGAATGTCCGTTTAATTCCCGCCCTGGCCCTGGCACTGTTCTGCACCGTGGCCAGCGCCGAGATGCCGCATCTGGAACTGAGCGTCGGCATGTACCGTATCGACGCCGAGGTCGCGGCCGACGATACCAACCGCCAGGTGGGGCTCATGAACCGGCGTGCCATGGCGGCCCATCAGGGCATGCTGTTCGTCTTTCCGGCCCAGCGTACCCACTGCATGTGGATGAAGAACACCTTCCTTCCCCTTTCCGTCGCCTTCCTCGACGAGCAGGGTCGCATCATCAACATCGCCGACATGACGCCCCACAGTGAAACGAGCCATTGCGCCGCCCGGCCGGCCCGTTACGCCCTGGAGATGAACCAGGGCTGGTTCGCGGCCAAAGGCGTCCAGGCCGGCAGCCGCATCGGCGGGATCGAGAAGGCTCCGGCGCCCCGGTGA
- a CDS encoding pseudouridine synthase — MVTLVLFNKPYGVLSQFTPEGKWRALDEFIPVKGVYVAGRLDADSEGLLLLTDDGALQARIAHPRHKLEKTYWAQVEGIPAEADLEPLRRGVKLADFTAKPARVRIIDEPAGLWPRDPPIRYRAAIPTSWLEIRISEGKNRQVRRMTAAIGYPTLRLIRAAVGAYTLEGLAPGAWRTDPPAPGTPGSSGAPKE, encoded by the coding sequence GTGGTCACCCTCGTCCTCTTCAACAAACCCTACGGCGTCCTGAGCCAGTTCACCCCGGAAGGCAAGTGGCGGGCGCTGGACGAGTTCATCCCGGTCAAGGGCGTATATGTGGCCGGGCGCCTGGATGCGGACAGCGAGGGGCTCCTGCTCCTCACCGACGACGGGGCCTTGCAGGCCCGCATCGCCCATCCCCGCCACAAGCTGGAAAAGACCTACTGGGCGCAGGTGGAGGGCATTCCGGCGGAGGCCGATCTGGAGCCCCTGCGCCGGGGGGTGAAACTCGCCGACTTCACGGCCAAGCCGGCCAGGGTGCGGATCATCGACGAGCCAGCGGGCCTCTGGCCCCGGGACCCGCCCATTCGTTACCGGGCGGCGATCCCCACCAGTTGGCTGGAGATCCGCATCAGCGAGGGAAAAAACCGCCAGGTACGGCGCATGACTGCCGCCATCGGGTATCCTACCCTGCGCCTGATCCGCGCTGCCGTGGGCGCCTACACCCTGGAGGGCCTGGCTCCCGGGGCCTGGCGCACGGACCCGCCGGCGCCGGGAACGCCCGGTTCGTCGGGGGCGCCCAAGGAGTGA
- a CDS encoding spore maturation protein, protein MLNRIWIAFVLLGFVAAVVQTLQGDVEVFSRVLTGLFDTAKTGFDIALGLVGLMSLWLGIMKIGERGGLIELFGRAVAPFFRRVFPEIPPGHPAGGSIVMNVSANMLGLDNAATPLGLKAMRELQEINPHKDTASNPMIMFLVLNTAGITLIPTTVIAIRQSIALQQGLVGFNAADIFLPTLLGTFVSFCAGLVAVALWQRINLFCRPVLAFFAGFATLMGGLYWGLSGLAPERMAQMIGLLGSGVIVSLIVLFVAVAAWRGIDVYESFVDGAKEGFGVAVQIIPYLVAMLAAISIFRTTGGMDFLIGAIRSVVLALGLDDAFVPALPVGLMKTLSGSGARGLMVDVMTTYGVDSFPAKLAAIIQGSTETTFYVLAVYFGSVNITKTRYAVACGLIADVVGLVGAILIGYAFYR, encoded by the coding sequence GTGCTCAATCGCATCTGGATCGCCTTCGTCCTCCTTGGCTTCGTGGCTGCCGTGGTGCAGACCCTGCAAGGCGATGTCGAGGTGTTTTCCCGGGTGCTGACGGGGCTGTTCGACACAGCCAAGACCGGTTTCGACATTGCCCTCGGCCTGGTGGGCCTCATGAGCCTGTGGCTGGGGATCATGAAGATCGGCGAGCGGGGCGGGCTGATCGAACTTTTTGGACGGGCCGTGGCGCCCTTCTTCCGCCGCGTGTTTCCCGAGATTCCGCCGGGGCACCCGGCGGGCGGCAGCATCGTCATGAATGTTTCCGCCAACATGCTGGGCCTGGACAACGCCGCCACGCCCCTGGGCCTCAAGGCCATGCGGGAATTGCAGGAGATCAACCCGCACAAGGACACGGCCAGCAACCCGATGATCATGTTCCTGGTGCTCAATACGGCGGGCATCACGCTGATTCCTACCACCGTCATCGCCATCCGCCAGAGCATCGCCCTGCAGCAGGGGCTGGTGGGCTTCAACGCCGCCGACATCTTTCTGCCCACCCTGCTCGGCACCTTCGTCTCCTTCTGCGCCGGGCTGGTCGCCGTGGCCCTGTGGCAGCGCATCAACCTCTTCTGCCGGCCGGTGCTGGCCTTCTTCGCCGGTTTCGCCACCCTCATGGGCGGGCTCTACTGGGGGCTTTCCGGTCTGGCGCCGGAGCGCATGGCGCAGATGATCGGGTTGCTGGGCAGCGGCGTCATCGTCTCGCTCATCGTGCTCTTCGTCGCCGTGGCGGCCTGGCGGGGCATCGACGTGTACGAGAGCTTCGTGGACGGCGCCAAGGAGGGCTTCGGGGTGGCGGTGCAGATCATCCCCTACCTGGTGGCCATGCTCGCGGCTATCTCCATCTTTCGCACCACCGGGGGCATGGATTTCCTCATCGGCGCCATCCGCAGCGTGGTCCTGGCCCTCGGCCTGGACGACGCTTTCGTCCCGGCCCTGCCGGTGGGGCTGATGAAAACCCTCAGCGGCAGCGGCGCCCGCGGGTTGATGGTGGATGTGATGACCACCTACGGCGTCGATTCCTTCCCCGCCAAGCTGGCCGCCATCATCCAGGGCTCCACGGAAACCACCTTCTACGTCCTGGCCGTCTACTTCGGCAGTGTCAATATCACCAAGACCCGCTACGCCGTAGCCTGCGGCCTGATCGCCGACGTCGTGGGGCTGGTGGGGGCGATCTTGATCGGCTACGCCTTCTATCGCTGA
- a CDS encoding DUF1016 family protein, protein MNDKPARLTAPPAGYADWLNELKARIHGAQQRTALAVNRELVRLYWQIGRDILARQAEQGWGAKVIERLAQDLRTAFPDMKGFSPRNLKYMRAFAEAWPDEEFVQQAAAQLPWGHNLVLLDRLNTPEERRWYIAKTIEHNWSRNVLNIQIETRLIARSGTAVTNFEARLPRPQSDLALESLKDPYRFDFLGLTHEAQERDIEGALVRHVTEFLLELGAGFAFVGRQVLLDVGGDEFFIDLLFYHLKLRCYVVIELKGGKFKPEHLGQLGFYLTAVDRQVKSEHDNPTLGLLLCKTKNKIVAEYALGDKTQPMGVAEYKLLESLPAELQTSLPSIEQIERELAGDEIQGDEDES, encoded by the coding sequence ATGAACGACAAGCCGGCCCGCCTGACCGCGCCGCCCGCTGGCTACGCCGACTGGCTGAACGAGCTGAAAGCCCGCATTCACGGCGCCCAGCAGCGCACCGCGCTGGCGGTCAATCGCGAACTGGTGCGGCTCTACTGGCAGATCGGGCGCGACATCCTGGCGCGGCAGGCCGAACAAGGCTGGGGGGCGAAGGTCATCGAGCGGCTGGCGCAGGACCTGCGCACCGCTTTCCCGGACATGAAAGGGTTTTCGCCGCGCAACCTCAAGTACATGCGCGCCTTTGCCGAGGCCTGGCCGGATGAGGAATTTGTGCAACAGGCTGCTGCACAATTGCCCTGGGGCCACAATCTGGTGCTGCTGGATCGATTGAATACGCCGGAAGAACGCCGCTGGTACATCGCCAAGACCATCGAACACAATTGGTCTCGCAATGTGCTGAACATCCAGATAGAAACCCGCCTGATCGCGCGCAGCGGCACCGCCGTCACCAACTTCGAGGCGCGCTTGCCCAGGCCGCAGTCCGACCTTGCCCTCGAGTCTCTGAAAGACCCCTACCGTTTTGACTTCCTTGGCCTGACGCATGAAGCGCAAGAACGCGACATCGAGGGCGCCCTCGTTCGGCACGTCACCGAATTCCTGCTGGAACTGGGCGCCGGCTTTGCCTTCGTCGGGCGGCAAGTGCTGCTGGACGTGGGCGGCGACGAGTTCTTCATCGACCTGCTGTTCTATCATCTGAAACTGCGCTGCTATGTGGTCATCGAGCTCAAGGGCGGCAAATTCAAGCCCGAGCACCTGGGGCAACTGGGGTTTTACCTGACCGCCGTCGATCGGCAGGTGAAAAGCGAGCACGACAATCCGACCCTCGGTCTCCTGCTCTGCAAGACCAAGAACAAAATCGTGGCGGAGTACGCCCTGGGCGACAAGACGCAACCGATGGGCGTTGCCGAATACAAGTTGCTCGAATCGCTACCCGCCGAACTGCAAACCAGCCTGCCCAGCATCGAACAGATCGAGCGCGAGCTGGCGGGCGATGAAATCCAGGGCGACGAGGACGAATCATGA
- a CDS encoding DNA-3-methyladenine glycosylase I codes for MEPCPWCTGFELYRRYHDEEWGVPLRDDRALFELLILEGAQAGLSWSTLLKKREHYRRVFDGFDPAAIARYDDAKVAALLADPGIVRNRAKVAAALGNARAFLALTASGQSFSDFLWSFVGGPPIQNAWASLAEVPAKTPESDAMSKALARAGFKFVGSTICYAFMQAAGMVNDHLLSCPRHEEVKRMGG; via the coding sequence ATGGAACCCTGCCCCTGGTGCACCGGATTCGAACTCTACCGCCGCTACCACGACGAGGAATGGGGCGTCCCCCTGCGCGACGACCGCGCCCTCTTCGAGCTCCTCATCCTGGAAGGCGCCCAGGCCGGACTTTCCTGGTCCACCCTCCTCAAGAAGCGGGAGCACTACCGCCGCGTGTTCGACGGCTTCGACCCCGCCGCCATCGCCCGCTACGACGACGCCAAGGTTGCGGCCCTGCTGGCCGATCCGGGCATCGTGCGCAACCGGGCCAAGGTGGCCGCCGCCCTCGGCAACGCGAGGGCTTTTCTCGCCCTCACCGCCAGCGGGCAGTCCTTCAGCGATTTCCTGTGGTCCTTCGTCGGCGGTCCCCCCATCCAGAACGCCTGGGCGTCCCTGGCCGAAGTCCCCGCCAAGACGCCGGAATCCGACGCCATGAGCAAGGCCCTGGCCCGCGCCGGCTTCAAGTTCGTCGGCTCCACCATCTGCTACGCCTTCATGCAGGCGGCGGGGATGGTGAATGATCATCTGCTGAGTTGCCCGCGGCATGAGGAGGTGAAGCGGATGGGGGGGTGA
- a CDS encoding LTA synthase family protein translates to MPSTRRRPPLLLIATLAALLVWSLLRFGLWLSLGDARPGAPLTGSALLLGLAFDLATLAFMAAPALLIAALWPNRWASGRLALLLRWCILGTALFALGFGAIAEGVFWQEFTTRFNFIAVDYLIYTQEVVNNIRQSYPVGAILGMLAVAVASLVFLLAQRLDLSARPITWRHRALLALAGVVLPPAAFALFSVDMMEFSANQYANELAGNGLFSLAAAMRRNELDYERYYRTIPQPRADQLLSSLGANRLQLSDAFAAPETGPRKVELGPFTRSPRHLILISVESLSAEFLGVYGNSQGLTPKLDELASAGLRFDWMFATGTRTVRGLEALSLGVPPVPGQSIVRRPNNEQLASLGEVLEDNGFKNFFLYGGYGYFDNMNAFFGANDYTVIDRTDFKKDSIVFENVWGVADESLYANTLATVDAAVRAGNRVFAHVMTTSNHRPFTYPGGRIDIPSPGGREGAVKYTDYAIGKFIDDARGKDWFKDTLFVIVADHCASSAGKSKLPVEKYRIAALFYAPDMLEPGVYERRASQIDLVPTLTDVLGAKGDEHFFGQSLFEEKHLPARAFISNYQELGYYREDRLVVLSPRQRVETFAIDPATLAASPTENDDALTEEAIAYYQTASKAFKSGALRYTERAYSTR, encoded by the coding sequence GTGCCCTCCACGCGCCGCCGCCCTCCCCTGCTCCTCATCGCCACCCTGGCCGCACTGCTCGTCTGGTCCCTCCTGCGCTTCGGCCTCTGGCTCTCGCTCGGCGATGCCCGCCCGGGCGCGCCCCTGACCGGATCGGCACTTCTGCTGGGCCTCGCCTTTGACCTCGCGACCCTGGCCTTCATGGCCGCCCCGGCACTATTGATCGCGGCGCTGTGGCCCAATCGCTGGGCCTCCGGGCGCCTCGCTCTGCTCCTTCGCTGGTGCATTCTCGGTACCGCGCTGTTCGCCCTGGGATTTGGCGCCATTGCCGAGGGGGTGTTCTGGCAGGAGTTCACCACACGCTTCAATTTCATTGCCGTCGACTACCTGATTTACACGCAGGAAGTGGTCAACAACATCCGGCAGTCCTACCCGGTGGGAGCAATCCTCGGCATGCTGGCCGTCGCCGTTGCGAGCCTGGTGTTCCTGCTGGCACAGCGCCTGGACTTGAGTGCCCGGCCAATCACCTGGCGGCACAGGGCTCTCCTGGCCCTTGCGGGGGTCGTGCTTCCTCCGGCCGCCTTCGCACTGTTCAGTGTCGACATGATGGAGTTTTCCGCCAATCAGTACGCCAACGAACTGGCGGGCAACGGGCTGTTTTCCCTGGCCGCGGCCATGCGTCGCAATGAACTGGACTATGAACGCTACTACCGGACGATTCCGCAACCCCGGGCGGATCAGCTTCTGAGCAGTCTGGGTGCCAATCGCCTTCAGTTGTCCGACGCTTTTGCGGCACCTGAGACGGGGCCCCGCAAGGTCGAGCTAGGTCCTTTCACGCGCTCGCCCCGGCATCTGATCCTGATATCCGTCGAAAGCCTCTCCGCGGAATTCCTGGGTGTTTATGGCAATTCTCAGGGCCTGACGCCCAAGCTGGACGAACTGGCCTCCGCAGGCCTGCGATTCGACTGGATGTTCGCCACGGGGACGCGCACCGTCAGGGGCCTGGAAGCGCTTTCCCTGGGGGTTCCCCCGGTGCCTGGACAATCCATCGTCCGCCGTCCGAACAACGAGCAACTGGCCAGCCTGGGGGAAGTGCTGGAGGACAACGGGTTCAAGAATTTCTTCCTCTACGGCGGCTACGGGTATTTCGACAACATGAACGCCTTTTTCGGCGCCAACGACTATACGGTTATCGATCGCACCGACTTCAAAAAGGACTCGATCGTCTTCGAGAATGTTTGGGGTGTTGCGGACGAATCCCTGTACGCAAACACTCTGGCCACCGTAGACGCTGCGGTCCGCGCCGGGAATCGGGTTTTCGCCCACGTGATGACGACATCGAACCATCGTCCCTTCACCTACCCGGGCGGGCGGATCGACATCCCCTCGCCGGGAGGGCGGGAGGGCGCGGTGAAATACACCGACTACGCCATCGGGAAGTTCATCGACGACGCCAGGGGAAAGGATTGGTTCAAGGACACCCTGTTCGTGATCGTCGCCGACCACTGCGCCTCTTCCGCCGGAAAGAGCAAGCTTCCGGTCGAAAAATACCGCATCGCCGCTCTCTTCTACGCCCCTGACATGCTGGAGCCCGGCGTCTATGAGCGGCGCGCCAGCCAGATCGACCTCGTACCGACCCTGACCGACGTCCTGGGGGCCAAGGGCGACGAACACTTCTTCGGCCAGTCGCTGTTCGAGGAAAAGCACCTGCCCGCCCGCGCCTTCATCAGCAACTACCAGGAACTGGGCTATTACCGGGAAGATCGGCTGGTCGTCCTTTCTCCGCGCCAGCGCGTCGAAACCTTCGCCATCGATCCCGCTACCCTCGCCGCATCGCCGACGGAAAACGACGATGCCCTCACCGAGGAAGCGATCGCCTATTACCAGACGGCGTCCAAGGCCTTCAAGTCCGGCGCCCTGCGCTATACGGAACGCGCCTACTCCACCCGCTGA
- a CDS encoding DUF3149 domain-containing protein, translated as MAWQLLFTSDIGLLSLFTILFILVMAVYIGRYAIKHMKEDARHAAGGRGAPGAP; from the coding sequence ATGGCCTGGCAACTGCTTTTCACTTCCGACATTGGCTTGCTCAGCCTGTTCACCATCCTCTTCATTCTGGTCATGGCGGTGTATATCGGCCGCTACGCCATCAAGCACATGAAAGAGGACGCCCGCCACGCCGCTGGCGGGCGCGGCGCCCCCGGCGCCCCTTAG